A single Muntiacus reevesi chromosome 9, mMunRee1.1, whole genome shotgun sequence DNA region contains:
- the COA4 gene encoding cytochrome c oxidase assembly factor 4 homolog, mitochondrial — translation MSAQGHAWSRQVKKEDEEEDPLDQLISRSGCAASHYAVQECMAQHQDWRQCQPQVQAFWDCMSAQQARRREELQRLKEQSSAHR, via the coding sequence ATGTCAGCCCAAGGCCATGCCTGGTCCCGACAGGTGAAGAAGGAGGATGAAGAAGAGGACCCGCTGGACCAGCTCATCTCCCGCTCAGGCTGTGCTGCTTCCCACTATGCAGTGCAGGAGTGCATGGCCCAGCACCAGGACTGGAGGCAGTGCCAGCCACAGGTGCAGGCCTTCTGGGACTGCATGAGTGCACAGCAGGCAAGGCGGCGGGAGGAGCTGCAGAGGCTGAAGGAGCAAAGCAGCGCCCACCGCTGA